One genomic region from Streptomyces sp. NBC_01304 encodes:
- a CDS encoding 3-isopropylmalate dehydrogenase, with product MSRSINLAVIPGDGIGQEVVAQGLKVLNAVLPQDVKLETKEFDFGAKRYHATGETLTDADVDALKKHDAILLGAIGDPSVPSGVLERGFLLKLRFLFDHHVNLRPSKLLPGVATPLKGQPEIDFIVVREGTEGPYTGNGGSIRTGTPHEVATEVSVNTAFGVERVVRDAFARAQARPRKKLTLVHKNNVLSFAGHLWTNIFNTVAKDFPEVTTDYLHVDAATIFLVTDPARFDVIVTDNLFGDIITDLAAAVSGGIGVAASGNINPSREFPSMFEPVHGSAPDIAGQGKADPSATILSVALLLRHLGFEAEAARVETAVSADLAERGESVRTTEEIGDALAVRVAC from the coding sequence ATGTCTCGCAGCATCAATCTCGCAGTCATCCCCGGAGACGGCATCGGCCAAGAGGTCGTGGCCCAGGGGCTCAAGGTCCTCAACGCCGTGCTTCCGCAGGACGTGAAGCTGGAGACGAAGGAATTCGACTTCGGCGCCAAGCGGTACCACGCCACCGGTGAGACCCTCACCGACGCCGACGTGGACGCGCTCAAGAAGCACGACGCGATCCTGCTCGGCGCGATCGGCGACCCGAGCGTTCCCTCCGGCGTCCTGGAGCGCGGCTTCCTGCTGAAGCTCCGCTTCCTCTTCGACCACCACGTGAACCTGCGTCCGTCGAAGCTGCTGCCCGGCGTCGCGACCCCGCTCAAGGGCCAGCCGGAGATCGACTTCATCGTCGTCCGCGAGGGCACCGAGGGCCCGTACACCGGCAACGGCGGTTCGATCCGCACCGGTACGCCGCACGAGGTCGCCACCGAGGTCTCGGTCAACACCGCCTTCGGCGTCGAGCGCGTCGTCCGTGACGCCTTCGCCCGTGCCCAGGCCCGCCCGCGCAAGAAGCTGACGCTGGTCCACAAGAACAACGTCCTGAGCTTCGCCGGTCACCTGTGGACCAACATCTTCAACACCGTGGCCAAGGACTTCCCCGAGGTCACCACCGACTACCTGCACGTGGACGCGGCGACGATCTTCCTCGTCACCGACCCCGCGCGCTTCGACGTGATCGTCACCGACAACCTCTTCGGCGACATCATCACCGACCTCGCCGCGGCCGTCTCCGGCGGCATCGGCGTCGCGGCCTCCGGGAACATCAACCCGAGCCGCGAGTTCCCCTCGATGTTCGAGCCCGTGCACGGCTCGGCCCCGGACATCGCCGGCCAGGGCAAGGCCGACCCCTCGGCCACGATCCTGTCCGTCGCGCTGCTCCTGCGTCACCTCGGCTTCGAGGCCGAGGCGGCCCGCGTCGAGACGGCGGTCTCCGCCGACCTCGCCGAGCGCGGTGAGTCGGTGCGTACCACCGAGGAAATCGGTGACGCGCTGGCCGTACGAGTAGCCTGCTGA
- a CDS encoding purple acid phosphatase family protein, with protein METPNVGIPEPLASRMSMPEQHEYLRARHARPKVSRRSALAGGVAVAGVAGGGGLLLGSGTASAGQAPAALPGPQNAAAPVKVDGSLVAPFGRHLAFGADPKTQMRISWQVPFAVKRPYVRVGLAPWELSRKIEAEVRPLHTPSLSKKLPEVEQYYLHAALDGLKPGTTYYYGVGHDGFDPASPQRLATLGSFRTAPARPEKFVFTAFGDQGVSYDALANDQLILGQNPSFHLHAGDICYADSSGQGKESDTYDARVWDQFLAQTESVAKSVPWMVTTGNHDMEAWYSPNGYGGQSARWSLPESGLDPKNAPGVYSFTYGNVGVVALDANDVSYEIPANKGYTDGKQTAWLDKRLKELRASEDIDFVVVFFHHCMYSTSTHASDGGVRDAWLPLFTKYQVDLVINGHNHVYERTDAIKNGEVGKPVPIGATTDSTRDGIVYVTAGGAGKDLYGFGVGVKDSYEGAVNDRDSILSFHWTKSRLPDPDTVEWSRVRFTGFSFLAVEAETGTRPKLKVSALAESGKRVDYFEVVRSSSS; from the coding sequence ATGGAGACCCCGAACGTCGGCATTCCGGAGCCCCTCGCCAGCCGGATGAGCATGCCGGAACAGCACGAGTATCTGCGTGCCAGGCACGCGCGCCCCAAGGTCAGCCGGCGCAGTGCGCTGGCCGGTGGTGTGGCGGTGGCGGGCGTCGCGGGCGGTGGCGGGCTGCTGCTCGGCAGTGGCACCGCGAGCGCGGGCCAGGCCCCGGCCGCCCTGCCCGGACCGCAGAACGCGGCCGCTCCCGTCAAGGTGGACGGCTCGCTCGTCGCCCCCTTCGGCCGCCATCTCGCGTTCGGCGCCGACCCGAAGACCCAGATGCGGATCTCCTGGCAGGTCCCGTTCGCGGTGAAGCGGCCGTACGTACGCGTGGGCCTGGCCCCGTGGGAGCTGAGCCGCAAGATCGAGGCCGAGGTGCGCCCGCTGCACACGCCCTCGCTGTCGAAGAAGCTGCCGGAGGTCGAGCAGTACTACCTGCACGCGGCCCTGGACGGCCTCAAGCCCGGCACGACGTACTACTACGGCGTCGGCCACGACGGCTTCGACCCCGCGTCGCCACAGCGGCTCGCGACGCTCGGCTCCTTCCGGACGGCTCCCGCTCGCCCGGAGAAGTTCGTCTTCACCGCCTTCGGCGACCAGGGCGTCAGCTATGACGCGCTCGCCAACGACCAGTTGATCCTCGGCCAGAACCCGTCGTTCCATCTGCACGCGGGCGACATCTGCTACGCGGACTCCAGCGGCCAGGGCAAGGAGTCGGACACCTACGACGCGCGCGTGTGGGACCAGTTCCTGGCGCAGACCGAGTCGGTCGCCAAGTCGGTGCCGTGGATGGTGACGACCGGCAATCACGACATGGAGGCCTGGTACTCGCCGAACGGCTACGGCGGGCAGTCCGCGCGCTGGTCACTGCCGGAGAGCGGGCTCGACCCCAAGAACGCACCGGGGGTCTACTCGTTCACGTACGGCAATGTGGGCGTGGTGGCGCTCGACGCCAATGACGTCTCGTACGAGATTCCCGCCAACAAGGGCTACACGGACGGCAAGCAGACGGCCTGGCTCGACAAGCGGCTCAAGGAACTCCGGGCGTCCGAGGACATCGACTTCGTCGTCGTCTTCTTCCACCACTGCATGTACTCGACGTCGACGCACGCCTCGGACGGCGGGGTGCGCGACGCATGGCTGCCGCTGTTCACCAAGTACCAGGTGGACCTGGTGATCAATGGCCACAACCACGTCTACGAGCGGACCGACGCCATCAAGAACGGCGAGGTCGGCAAGCCCGTGCCGATCGGGGCCACGACGGACTCCACGCGGGACGGCATCGTCTATGTGACGGCCGGCGGCGCGGGCAAGGATCTGTACGGCTTCGGGGTCGGCGTGAAGGACAGCTACGAGGGCGCGGTCAACGACCGCGACTCGATCCTGTCCTTCCACTGGACCAAGTCCCGGCTGCCGGACCCGGACACCGTGGAGTGGTCGCGGGTGCGGTTCACCGGGTTCTCGTTCCTCGCGGTGGAGGCCGAGACGGGGACGAGGCCCAAGCTGAAGGTGTCTGCGCTGGCCGAGAGCGGCAAGCGCGTCGACTACTTCGAGGTCGTGCGGAGCAGCAGCTCGTAA
- a CDS encoding LysR family transcriptional regulator, with protein sequence MSAGRFDQDLAPHELRVLVAVERERGFSAAAAALGLTQSAVSHSVRGSERKIGAVLFQRGRSGATPTPAGERAVAHARRILRLYESLATEARAASAASADATDETLTGPLRIAAFRSAALYLLPAALERLRARHPGITPEVRIVREVGRGTAGEVADGHADLGIATIGTSTPVPPELIASVLVEEPYFLVHPVGHPDPRSLPLVDWLENCSSYTRDWWRDQEWLPPAQVRAEDDGAVLSMVSSGLGMAVMPQLSLTGAPLTLEITDLGPERPTRSVGYVTTPELARTASVRALIRELRAAAKGPLQ encoded by the coding sequence GTGTCAGCCGGCAGGTTCGACCAGGATCTGGCGCCGCACGAGCTGCGCGTTCTCGTCGCGGTCGAGCGCGAGCGCGGCTTCTCGGCGGCGGCCGCGGCGCTCGGCCTGACCCAGTCCGCGGTCTCGCATTCGGTACGCGGCAGCGAACGCAAGATCGGAGCAGTGCTCTTCCAACGCGGCCGCAGCGGCGCCACCCCGACCCCCGCCGGTGAACGCGCGGTCGCCCACGCCCGCCGCATCCTGCGCCTGTACGAGTCCCTGGCCACGGAGGCGCGGGCCGCCTCCGCCGCCTCCGCGGATGCCACGGACGAGACCCTGACCGGGCCCCTGCGCATCGCCGCGTTCCGCAGCGCGGCCCTGTATCTGCTGCCGGCCGCGCTTGAGCGGCTGCGCGCCCGGCACCCCGGGATCACGCCCGAGGTGCGGATCGTGCGCGAGGTGGGGCGCGGCACGGCGGGCGAAGTGGCCGATGGGCACGCCGACTTGGGGATCGCCACGATCGGGACGAGCACACCGGTGCCGCCGGAGCTGATCGCGAGCGTGCTCGTCGAGGAGCCGTACTTCCTGGTGCACCCGGTCGGCCACCCCGATCCGCGCTCGCTGCCCCTGGTCGACTGGCTGGAGAACTGCAGCTCGTACACCCGCGACTGGTGGCGGGACCAGGAGTGGCTGCCGCCGGCGCAGGTACGGGCCGAGGACGACGGAGCGGTGCTCTCGATGGTGAGCAGCGGTCTCGGTATGGCGGTGATGCCGCAACTGTCCCTTACCGGAGCACCGCTCACACTCGAGATCACCGATCTCGGACCGGAGCGCCCGACCCGCTCCGTCGGCTACGTCACCACCCCTGAGCTGGCCCGGACCGCCTCCGTGCGGGCCCTGATCCGGGAGCTGCGGGCGGCGGCGAAGGGGCCGCTCCAGTGA
- a CDS encoding NADP-dependent oxidoreductase, which yields MTNSTTAGASAPAPLTARTTALTVHQTARPDGFPTREHFAFVESEIPAPTPGTALVETLYLSVDPYHREMMDGDFELNAPLEGRTLGRVIASREPSLREGEIVLHRQGWRTHALVAADEVRRIPAFDGVPLNAHLSVFGGTGLTAYVGLTRIAQLREGQDLFVSAAAGGVGTATGRFAKLLGAGRVVGSAGTLEKVEYLTDEVGYDAAFDYRAGPVGEQLARVAPDGIDLMVDNVGGEHLAAGITALREFGRVVRIGTVGQYNTPDSPPVLFNHADVVEKSLRIEGFLVRNHYDVQQELYEFAVPHLQAGRLRLDETVVDGFESIVDAFSSMLRGGNVGKMIVRA from the coding sequence ATGACGAACAGCACCACGGCCGGGGCCTCCGCGCCCGCGCCCCTCACCGCCCGCACCACCGCCCTCACCGTGCACCAGACGGCCCGTCCGGACGGCTTCCCGACCCGTGAGCACTTCGCCTTCGTGGAGTCCGAGATCCCCGCGCCCACGCCGGGCACGGCCCTGGTGGAGACGCTGTACCTGTCCGTGGACCCGTACCACCGGGAAATGATGGACGGCGACTTCGAGCTGAACGCGCCGCTGGAGGGCCGCACGCTCGGCCGGGTCATCGCGTCCCGCGAACCGTCGCTGCGCGAGGGCGAGATCGTGCTGCACCGGCAGGGCTGGCGTACGCACGCGCTGGTCGCGGCGGACGAGGTGCGCCGGATCCCCGCGTTCGACGGGGTGCCGCTGAACGCGCACCTGAGCGTCTTCGGCGGGACCGGCCTGACCGCCTATGTGGGGCTCACCCGGATCGCCCAACTGCGGGAAGGGCAGGACCTGTTCGTGTCGGCCGCGGCGGGCGGGGTCGGGACGGCGACCGGCCGGTTCGCGAAGCTGCTCGGTGCCGGCCGGGTGGTCGGCAGCGCGGGCACCCTTGAGAAGGTCGAGTACCTGACGGACGAGGTGGGTTACGACGCCGCCTTCGACTATCGCGCCGGGCCGGTCGGCGAACAGCTGGCGCGGGTGGCGCCCGACGGGATCGACCTGATGGTGGACAACGTCGGCGGAGAACACCTGGCTGCCGGGATCACGGCGCTGCGCGAGTTCGGGCGGGTGGTGCGGATCGGCACGGTCGGCCAGTACAACACCCCGGACTCGCCGCCCGTGCTCTTCAACCACGCCGACGTGGTGGAGAAGAGCCTGCGCATCGAGGGGTTCCTGGTGCGCAACCACTACGACGTACAGCAGGAGTTGTACGAATTCGCCGTGCCGCATCTGCAGGCGGGGCGGCTCCGCCTGGACGAGACGGTGGTGGACGGGTTCGAGTCGATCGTGGACGCGTTCTCGTCGATGCTGCGGGGCGGGAACGTGGGGAAGATGATCGTCCGCGCGTGA
- a CDS encoding GNAT family N-acetyltransferase encodes MTTLRTAHTADLTRAELAAVRALLDDAFEGDFSDEDWDHGLGGIHVCVQDNAGVFLAHGSVVQRRVLHAGRSYRVGYVEAVAVRADARRRGLGGQVMAALERVVEGAYAFGALSASEEGATLYTARGWQVWPGRIAALSPSGIHRMREEEGTTFLWPGRAELSPPDELVFDWRDGDVL; translated from the coding sequence GTGACCACGTTGCGTACCGCACACACCGCGGACCTCACCCGGGCCGAACTCGCCGCCGTCCGGGCCCTGTTGGACGACGCCTTCGAGGGCGACTTCAGCGACGAGGACTGGGACCACGGCCTCGGCGGCATCCACGTCTGCGTGCAGGACAACGCGGGCGTGTTCCTCGCCCACGGCTCGGTCGTCCAGCGCCGGGTGCTGCACGCCGGGCGCTCGTACCGCGTCGGGTACGTCGAGGCGGTCGCGGTCCGCGCGGACGCCCGGCGGCGCGGGCTCGGCGGGCAGGTGATGGCCGCCCTGGAACGGGTCGTCGAGGGCGCCTACGCCTTCGGTGCGCTCTCCGCGTCCGAGGAGGGGGCCACGCTGTACACGGCCCGCGGCTGGCAGGTGTGGCCCGGCCGGATCGCGGCGCTGAGCCCCTCCGGCATCCACCGCATGCGCGAGGAGGAGGGCACCACGTTCCTGTGGCCCGGCCGGGCCGAGCTGTCCCCGCCGGACGAGCTGGTCTTCGACTGGCGGGACGGGGACGTGCTCTAG
- a CDS encoding NIPSNAP family protein, with the protein MITIHLRYEIDPDRLADFEDYGRRWVDLVNRFGGNHHGYFLPSGEGDSDIAYALFSFPSLASYERYRTDSMADPECQAAFELARRTKCIKRYERRFLRPLD; encoded by the coding sequence GTGATCACCATTCATCTGCGGTACGAGATCGACCCCGACCGGCTGGCCGACTTCGAGGACTACGGCCGCCGTTGGGTCGACCTCGTCAACCGCTTCGGCGGCAACCACCACGGTTACTTCCTGCCCAGCGGGGAGGGCGACAGCGACATCGCGTACGCCCTGTTCTCGTTCCCGAGCCTGGCCTCGTACGAGCGCTATCGCACCGACAGCATGGCCGACCCCGAGTGCCAGGCCGCCTTCGAACTGGCCCGGCGCACCAAGTGCATCAAGCGGTACGAACGCCGGTTCCTGCGGCCCTTGGACTGA
- a CDS encoding nitroreductase family protein, with product MSPTTEAWTPIHGTPYRPVPYHPARMSHEESLARAAELRERMQERRTVRQFAPDPVPDQAVRDAIACAATAPSGAHQQPWTFVLVRDPEVRRAIREAAEHEEQISYDGRLGEEWLAALRPIGTDEIKPHLTDAPALIVVFQQRYWLGEDGTKHKHYYVDESVGIAVGMLLSALHLSGLAALIHTPSPMKFLSQALGRPSNEKAFAVIPVGYPADDCQVPDLVRKSLDQVLVEV from the coding sequence ATGTCACCCACCACTGAGGCGTGGACGCCCATCCATGGCACCCCCTACCGCCCCGTCCCCTACCACCCCGCGCGGATGTCCCACGAGGAGTCCCTCGCGCGGGCGGCCGAGCTCCGGGAACGCATGCAAGAGCGCCGCACGGTACGGCAGTTCGCCCCGGACCCGGTCCCCGACCAGGCCGTACGCGACGCCATAGCCTGCGCCGCGACCGCGCCCTCCGGCGCGCATCAGCAGCCCTGGACCTTCGTCCTGGTACGCGACCCGGAGGTGCGCCGCGCCATCCGCGAGGCCGCCGAGCACGAGGAGCAGATCAGCTACGACGGGCGGCTCGGCGAGGAGTGGCTGGCCGCGCTGCGCCCGATCGGCACCGACGAGATCAAGCCCCATCTGACGGACGCGCCCGCGCTGATCGTCGTCTTCCAACAGCGGTACTGGCTCGGCGAGGACGGCACCAAGCACAAGCACTACTACGTCGACGAGTCGGTCGGCATCGCGGTCGGCATGCTGCTGTCCGCGCTGCACCTGTCCGGGCTCGCGGCGCTGATCCACACGCCGAGCCCGATGAAGTTCCTGTCGCAGGCCCTCGGGCGACCGTCGAACGAGAAGGCCTTCGCGGTGATCCCGGTCGGGTACCCGGCCGATGACTGCCAAGTACCCGACCTGGTGCGCAAGTCGCTGGATCAGGTGCTGGTCGAGGTCTGA
- a CDS encoding tyrosine-protein phosphatase produces the protein MNRDLDWDGCHNVRDLGGLGDIRPGALVRADSLDKLTAKGWRQAHAYGIRTVIDLRNEDEYGTDTAPRPDGITTLRVPIDGIEDREFWDKWWGGWEYGTPVYYRPFLAHFPERVAVVVTALVEAGEGGIAFHCAAGRDRTGLMALVVLAALGVEPEATAADYALGYARAQVESADCDAGLAERGLTPHSAALEVLDWFKAEDYLRVAGITDEQLTALRLRARTAQTSTST, from the coding sequence GTGAATCGGGACCTGGACTGGGACGGCTGCCACAACGTCCGTGACCTCGGCGGCCTGGGCGACATCCGCCCCGGCGCCCTGGTGCGCGCCGACAGCTTGGACAAGCTCACCGCCAAGGGATGGCGACAGGCGCACGCGTACGGGATACGTACCGTCATCGATCTGCGCAACGAAGACGAGTACGGCACCGACACCGCCCCGAGACCGGATGGGATCACCACGCTTCGCGTCCCGATCGACGGCATCGAGGACCGTGAGTTCTGGGACAAGTGGTGGGGCGGCTGGGAGTACGGCACTCCGGTCTACTACCGGCCGTTCCTGGCGCACTTCCCCGAGCGCGTCGCAGTGGTCGTCACCGCCCTCGTGGAGGCCGGCGAAGGCGGCATCGCCTTCCACTGCGCGGCGGGCCGTGACCGTACCGGCCTGATGGCCCTGGTCGTCCTGGCGGCCCTGGGCGTCGAGCCCGAGGCGACAGCCGCCGACTACGCGCTCGGCTACGCACGCGCCCAGGTCGAATCCGCCGACTGCGACGCGGGCCTGGCCGAGCGCGGGCTCACCCCGCACTCGGCCGCCCTCGAAGTGCTCGACTGGTTCAAGGCGGAGGACTATCTGCGGGTCGCCGGGATCACCGACGAGCAACTGACCGCCCTGCGCCTGCGGGCGCGTACCGCTCAGACCTCGACCAGCACCTGA
- a CDS encoding alpha/beta fold hydrolase: MSSTPQQFRHQVHHRTVEVRGLEVFYREAGPAEAPVLLLLHGFPTSSHMFRDLIPLLADRYRVIAPDHIGFGRSAAPAASDFSYTFAELAAVTGEFTEALGLDRFALYIQDYGAPIGLRLALADPSRITAIISQNGNAYEEGLGADAWAPVLAYIADPSEATAEPVRGIRSLEGIKWQYLHGEPDPSLVSPDGYHHDAALMARPGQDEIQLGLIGDYGSNFELYPAFQAYFRESQVPLLAVWGEHDEVFVPEGARAFKRDLPSAEVHLLPAGHFALESQASAAAGLISDFLARAVGA; the protein is encoded by the coding sequence ATGAGCAGCACGCCACAGCAGTTCCGGCACCAGGTCCACCACCGCACCGTCGAGGTCCGCGGCCTGGAGGTCTTCTACCGCGAGGCGGGCCCCGCGGAGGCCCCCGTCCTGCTCCTCCTGCACGGCTTCCCGACCAGCTCGCACATGTTCCGCGACCTGATCCCGCTGCTCGCCGACCGCTATCGCGTGATCGCCCCGGACCACATCGGCTTCGGCCGCTCCGCGGCGCCCGCCGCCTCGGACTTCTCGTACACCTTCGCCGAACTCGCCGCGGTCACAGGGGAGTTCACCGAAGCGCTCGGGCTCGACCGCTTCGCGCTCTACATCCAGGACTACGGCGCCCCGATCGGCCTGCGGCTCGCGCTCGCGGACCCCTCGCGGATCACGGCGATCATTTCGCAGAACGGCAACGCGTACGAGGAGGGGCTGGGCGCGGACGCGTGGGCGCCGGTGCTCGCGTACATCGCGGATCCGAGCGAGGCGACGGCCGAGCCGGTCCGTGGCATCCGCTCGCTGGAGGGCATCAAGTGGCAGTACCTGCACGGGGAGCCCGACCCCTCGCTGGTCTCGCCCGACGGGTACCACCACGATGCGGCGCTGATGGCGCGCCCCGGCCAGGACGAGATCCAGCTCGGCCTGATCGGCGACTACGGCTCCAACTTCGAGCTGTACCCGGCGTTCCAGGCCTACTTCCGGGAGTCGCAGGTGCCGTTGCTCGCGGTGTGGGGCGAGCACGATGAGGTCTTCGTGCCGGAGGGGGCACGGGCCTTCAAGCGTGACCTGCCGTCGGCGGAGGTGCACTTGCTGCCGGCCGGGCACTTTGCACTGGAGTCGCAGGCGTCGGCTGCCGCCGGGCTGATCTCGGACTTCCTGGCGCGGGCCGTCGGGGCGTGA